The Bordetella sp. FB-8 genome includes a window with the following:
- a CDS encoding response regulator: MESTHTKLLVVDDDPALRQLLADYLNRHGYDTLLAPDASDLPARIARYSPDLLVLDRMLPGGDGAEACRRLREQGEDIPVVLLTARDEAVDRIIGLEAGADDYLGKPFDPRELLARIEAVLRRKRGPSALTKDAPVAFGPFVFDPATRQLTRDDALVKLTGGEINLLEALVKNAGKPLSRERLLSLARDDDGERNDRAIDIAILRLRRAIEDDPKQPRWIQTVWGIGYRFSP, translated from the coding sequence ATGGAATCAACCCACACCAAACTGCTTGTCGTCGACGACGACCCCGCCCTGCGGCAACTGCTGGCCGACTATCTCAACCGGCACGGCTACGACACGCTGCTGGCCCCGGACGCGAGCGATCTGCCGGCCCGCATCGCCCGTTATTCGCCCGATCTGCTGGTCCTGGACCGCATGCTGCCCGGCGGTGACGGCGCCGAGGCCTGTCGCCGCCTGCGCGAGCAGGGCGAGGACATCCCCGTCGTTCTGCTGACCGCGCGCGATGAGGCCGTCGACCGCATCATCGGCCTGGAAGCCGGCGCCGACGACTATCTGGGCAAGCCTTTCGACCCGCGCGAACTGCTGGCGCGGATCGAGGCCGTCCTGCGCCGCAAGCGGGGGCCCTCGGCGCTCACCAAGGATGCCCCGGTTGCCTTCGGCCCCTTCGTGTTCGATCCGGCCACGCGCCAGCTCACGCGCGACGATGCCCTGGTCAAGCTGACCGGTGGCGAAATTAATCTGCTCGAAGCCCTGGTCAAGAACGCCGGCAAACCCCTGTCGCGCGAACGCCTGCTGTCGCTGGCGCGCGACGACGATGGCGAGCGCAACGATCGCGCCATCGACATCGCCATCCTGCGCCTGAGGCGCGCCATCGAGGACGATCCCAAGCAACCGCGTTGGATCCAGACCGTCTGGGGCATCGGCTACCGGTTCTCTCCCTGA